In Anaerostipes hadrus ATCC 29173 = JCM 17467, a single genomic region encodes these proteins:
- a CDS encoding SdpI family protein: MIGFGRYFMKKAPKEINSVFGYRTSMSMKNKDTWEFAHKYCGKVWYVCGMVMLPITVIFMLLVIGKNEDCVGSIGGIICGVQLIPLIGSILPTEIALKKNFDKNGTRR; the protein is encoded by the coding sequence ATGATTGGTTTTGGAAGATATTTTATGAAAAAGGCTCCAAAGGAAATAAATTCAGTATTTGGATATCGGACTTCGATGTCTATGAAGAACAAAGACACATGGGAATTTGCTCATAAATATTGTGGTAAAGTTTGGTATGTCTGTGGAATGGTTATGTTGCCGATAACAGTAATATTCATGCTTTTAGTAATTGGAAAAAATGAAGATTGTGTTGGGAGTATAGGAGGAATTATCTGTGGTGTTCAACTTATTCCTTTAATTGGATCTATTCTCCCAACAGAAATAGCATTAAAAAAGAATTTTGATAAGAATGGAACAAGACGATAA
- a CDS encoding helix-turn-helix domain-containing protein has product MSMMQEKMYMDVDDVCAILGVSKTYAYSLNGVLDFYVDYGFTSSIYDDWFWKIFYEKGSKGNKFSIWISDFDVYEEQRHMGICS; this is encoded by the coding sequence ATGAGTATGATGCAGGAAAAAATGTATATGGATGTGGATGATGTGTGTGCAATTCTTGGAGTTTCAAAAACTTATGCATATAGTCTTAATGGGGTTTTGGATTTTTATGTTGATTATGGATTTACTTCTTCCATTTACGATGATTGGTTTTGGAAGATATTTTATGAAAAAGGCTCCAAAGGAAATAAATTCAGTATTTGGATATCGGACTTCGATGTCTATGAAGAACAAAGACACATGGGAATTTGCTCATAA
- the guaA gene encoding glutamine-hydrolyzing GMP synthase, which produces MKNELVIVIDFGGQYNQLVARRVRECNVYCEIYSYKIGIDKIKEMNPKGIILTGGPNSCYEPDSPTYSKELFELGIPVLGLCYGAQLMQHVLGGKVEKAEVSEYGKTEVLIDKKDSKLFENVSEKTICWMSHTDYISQVAPGFEISAHTADCPVATAENADKSLYAIQFHPEVLHTVEGKTMLSNFVLGVCGCAGDWKMDAFVESTIKEIREKVGDGKVLLALSGGVDSSVAAGLLSRAIGKQLTCVFVDHGLLRKDEGDEVEGVFGENGQFDLNFIRVNAQQRYYDKLKGVTEPEAKRKIIGEEFIRIFEEEAKKIGAVDFLAQGTIYPDVVESGLGGESAVIKSHHNVGGLPDFVDFKEIIEPLRDLFKDEVRQAGLQLGIPERLVFRQPFPGPGLGIRIIGEVTEEKVKIVQDADAIYREEIAKAGLDREINQYFAALTNMRSVGVMGDFRTYDYAVALRAVKTIDFMTAEASEIPYEVLNKVMNRIINEVKGVNRVMYDLTSKPPGTIEFE; this is translated from the coding sequence GTGAAAAATGAATTAGTGATCGTCATCGATTTTGGTGGTCAGTATAATCAGTTAGTTGCACGCCGCGTTCGCGAGTGCAATGTATACTGCGAGATTTATTCTTACAAGATCGGTATCGATAAAATCAAAGAAATGAATCCAAAGGGAATCATCTTAACAGGTGGACCAAACAGTTGTTACGAACCAGATTCCCCAACATACAGCAAGGAATTATTCGAACTTGGAATTCCAGTTTTAGGATTATGTTATGGAGCACAGCTGATGCAGCATGTCCTTGGAGGAAAAGTAGAGAAAGCCGAAGTCAGCGAATATGGTAAAACAGAAGTGCTGATCGACAAGAAAGATTCCAAGTTATTTGAAAATGTATCAGAAAAAACAATCTGTTGGATGAGCCATACAGACTACATCTCACAGGTAGCTCCAGGATTTGAAATTTCTGCACATACAGCAGATTGTCCAGTTGCAACAGCTGAGAATGCAGATAAATCTTTATATGCGATCCAGTTCCATCCAGAAGTACTTCATACAGTCGAAGGAAAGACAATGCTTTCCAACTTCGTATTAGGAGTCTGCGGATGTGCAGGAGATTGGAAGATGGATGCTTTCGTAGAAAGCACAATTAAAGAAATCCGCGAGAAAGTCGGAGATGGAAAAGTATTACTTGCCTTATCAGGAGGAGTAGATTCATCCGTAGCAGCCGGATTATTATCAAGAGCCATTGGAAAACAGTTAACATGTGTATTCGTCGACCACGGATTATTACGTAAAGACGAAGGAGACGAGGTAGAAGGCGTATTTGGAGAAAATGGACAGTTTGATCTAAACTTTATCCGTGTCAATGCACAGCAGAGATACTATGACAAATTAAAAGGAGTCACAGAACCTGAAGCAAAACGTAAGATCATCGGAGAAGAATTCATCAGAATCTTCGAAGAAGAAGCAAAGAAGATTGGTGCAGTAGACTTCTTAGCACAGGGAACGATCTATCCAGACGTCGTAGAAAGCGGATTAGGTGGAGAATCAGCAGTCATCAAATCCCACCACAACGTAGGAGGATTGCCAGACTTCGTAGATTTCAAAGAAATCATCGAACCATTACGTGACCTGTTCAAAGACGAAGTAAGACAGGCAGGACTACAGTTAGGAATCCCAGAAAGACTCGTATTCCGCCAGCCATTCCCAGGACCAGGACTAGGAATTCGAATCATCGGAGAAGTCACAGAAGAAAAAGTAAAAATCGTTCAGGACGCAGACGCGATCTACAGAGAAGAAATCGCCAAAGCCGGATTAGACAGAGAAATCAACCAGTATTTTGCAGCATTAACTAATATGCGAAGTGTTGGAGTAATGGGAGATTTTAGAACATATGATTATGCAGTAGCATTAAGAGCTGTTAAGACAATCGACTTTATGACAGCAGAAGCATCTGAGATTCCTTATGAAGTATTGAATAAGGTAATGAACAGGATTATTAATGAGGTTAAGGGAGTTAACAGAGTAATGTATGATTTAACTTCTAAGCCACCTGGAACTATTGAGTTTGAGTAG
- the metK gene encoding methionine adenosyltransferase produces MDKVLFTSESVTEGHPDKICDQISDAILDALLEQDPMSRVACETCTTTGIVMVMGEISTKAYVDIQKIVRDTVREIGYTRGKYGFDADTCGVITTIDEQSSDIAMGVDKALEAKENNMTDEEIDAIGAGDQGMMFGFATNETEEYMPYPISLAHKLSRQLTKVRKDGTLSYLRPDGKTQVTVEYDDGKPSRLDAVVLSTQHDPDITQEQIHEDIKREVFDKILPADMVDDETKFFINPTGRFVIGGPHGDAGLTGRKIIVDTYGGYARHGGGAFSGKDCTKVDRSAAYAARYVAKNIVAAGLADKCEIQLSYAIGVAEPTSIMVDTFGTGKKSNQELVDLIRKHFDLRPAGIIKMLDLRRPIYKQTAAYGHFGRNDLDLPWERLDKVDLLKGE; encoded by the coding sequence ATGGATAAAGTATTATTCACATCAGAGTCCGTGACAGAAGGACATCCAGATAAAATCTGTGATCAGATTTCTGATGCAATCTTAGATGCACTTTTAGAACAGGATCCAATGAGCCGTGTTGCATGTGAGACTTGCACAACAACAGGAATTGTTATGGTCATGGGAGAAATATCTACAAAAGCATATGTAGATATTCAGAAAATTGTCCGCGATACTGTTCGTGAGATTGGATATACAAGAGGTAAATATGGATTTGACGCTGATACATGCGGTGTTATTACAACAATCGATGAACAGTCCAGTGACATTGCCATGGGTGTAGACAAAGCACTAGAAGCAAAAGAGAATAACATGACAGATGAAGAGATCGACGCAATTGGAGCCGGAGATCAGGGAATGATGTTTGGATTTGCTACTAATGAAACAGAAGAGTACATGCCATACCCAATCTCTCTTGCACATAAGCTTTCAAGACAGTTAACAAAAGTGAGAAAAGATGGAACATTGTCATATTTAAGACCAGATGGTAAAACACAGGTAACTGTAGAATATGATGATGGAAAACCAAGTCGTCTTGATGCAGTTGTGTTATCTACACAGCATGATCCAGATATCACTCAGGAGCAGATTCATGAAGATATCAAACGTGAAGTATTTGATAAGATCCTTCCAGCAGATATGGTTGATGATGAAACAAAATTCTTCATTAACCCAACAGGAAGATTCGTGATCGGTGGACCACACGGAGATGCAGGGTTAACAGGAAGAAAGATCATCGTAGATACATACGGTGGATACGCACGCCATGGTGGTGGAGCTTTCTCTGGAAAGGACTGTACAAAAGTAGACCGTTCTGCAGCTTACGCAGCACGTTATGTAGCGAAGAACATTGTAGCAGCCGGATTAGCTGACAAATGTGAGATTCAGTTATCTTATGCGATCGGTGTAGCAGAGCCAACATCTATCATGGTTGATACATTTGGAACAGGAAAGAAATCCAATCAGGAATTGGTAGACCTGATTCGTAAACATTTTGATCTGCGTCCAGCGGGAATCATCAAGATGTTAGATTTAAGAAGACCAATCTATAAACAGACAGCAGCATATGGACATTTCGGAAGAAATGACCTTGATCTTCCTTGGGAGAGACTTGACAAAGTTGATCTGTTAAAAGGTGAATAA
- a CDS encoding phosphate-starvation-inducible PsiE family protein — protein sequence MRQYLKNEVFKVSKWVELFISAIIMIAVIGGTIYLVKDVVQLMMNYPTSRDIYKFVGVAFNLVICIEFVKMLCKHTPDTLVEVMMFAIARQMIVEHTSPQQNLIVVLAIAILFAIKKFFFGKFDDIDKTVFLPTQRISSVNELVHVEIPKETQHQTLGELLEKRIGTESGNFQVGQCCFFEGGALRVAKVKNGKITQIEVIRSKNAPVVLKR from the coding sequence ATGAGACAATACCTGAAAAACGAAGTGTTCAAAGTATCCAAGTGGGTAGAATTATTTATATCAGCGATCATTATGATCGCAGTCATCGGAGGAACAATCTATCTGGTAAAAGATGTGGTACAATTAATGATGAATTACCCAACATCCAGAGATATTTATAAATTTGTTGGTGTAGCGTTTAATCTCGTCATTTGTATCGAGTTTGTAAAGATGCTTTGTAAACATACCCCAGATACGTTAGTAGAAGTTATGATGTTTGCCATTGCAAGGCAGATGATCGTGGAACATACGAGCCCACAGCAGAATCTTATAGTAGTTTTAGCGATCGCGATTTTATTTGCGATCAAGAAATTCTTTTTTGGAAAGTTTGATGATATAGATAAGACAGTATTTTTGCCAACTCAGAGAATTTCAAGTGTCAATGAACTGGTTCATGTGGAAATTCCAAAAGAAACACAGCATCAGACATTGGGAGAATTACTTGAGAAACGAATTGGAACAGAGAGTGGGAATTTTCAGGTAGGTCAGTGTTGTTTCTTTGAAGGAGGAGCACTTCGTGTTGCCAAGGTAAAGAATGGTAAGATAACACAGATCGAAGTTATCCGGAGTAAGAATGCACCGGTTGTGTTAAAGAGGTAA
- a CDS encoding UDP-N-acetylglucosamine 1-carboxyvinyltransferase — translation MEQYIIKGGNPLVGEVVIGGAKNAALPVLAAAVMTDGKCMIDNMPDVRDINVLLQAMQEIGADVDRTGKHEVTISGKGIHPECDVDNEFIRKIRASYYLIGALLGKYKRARVALPGGCEIGSRPIDQHIKGFKMLGAQIEIENGMISATAEELKGAHIYMDVVSVGATINVMMAASLAKGNTIIENAAKEPHVVDVANFLNSMGAKIRGAGTDVIRIKGVEKFGDCQYSIIPDQIEAGTFMTAAVATKGDIMIKNVIPKHLEAISAKLIEIGAEVVEFDDAVRVSATKRLESTNIKTLPYPGFPTDMQPQMAVTLALSNGTSVISESIFENRFRYVDELTKMGATIQVDGRTAIISGVEGFTGADVHAPDLRAGAALVIAGLSAKGFTTVSDIGYIYRGYEQFEQKLKQLGGEIQLVNNEKEVAKFKLKIG, via the coding sequence ATGGAACAGTATATCATTAAAGGTGGTAACCCATTAGTAGGAGAAGTAGTAATTGGCGGTGCGAAGAATGCAGCACTGCCTGTTTTAGCTGCGGCAGTAATGACAGACGGAAAATGTATGATAGATAATATGCCAGATGTAAGAGATATCAATGTTTTACTTCAGGCGATGCAGGAAATTGGAGCAGATGTAGACAGAACAGGAAAACACGAAGTAACGATCAGCGGAAAAGGAATTCATCCAGAGTGTGATGTAGACAATGAATTCATCCGTAAGATCAGAGCTTCTTACTATTTGATCGGTGCTTTACTTGGTAAATACAAGAGAGCAAGAGTTGCACTTCCAGGTGGATGTGAGATCGGAAGCCGTCCGATCGACCAGCATATCAAAGGATTTAAGATGCTGGGAGCCCAGATTGAGATTGAGAATGGTATGATCAGTGCAACAGCAGAGGAATTAAAGGGAGCCCATATTTACATGGACGTTGTTTCTGTAGGAGCGACGATCAATGTTATGATGGCAGCATCGCTTGCTAAGGGAAATACGATCATCGAGAATGCAGCAAAAGAGCCACATGTCGTTGATGTAGCGAATTTCTTAAACAGTATGGGAGCAAAAATTCGTGGAGCAGGAACTGATGTCATCCGTATCAAGGGTGTTGAGAAGTTTGGAGATTGTCAGTACTCCATTATTCCAGACCAGATCGAAGCTGGAACATTTATGACAGCAGCAGTCGCAACAAAGGGTGACATTATGATCAAGAATGTTATTCCAAAGCATTTAGAAGCAATTTCTGCAAAATTAATCGAAATTGGAGCAGAAGTTGTAGAATTCGATGACGCAGTACGTGTATCAGCGACAAAACGTCTGGAATCTACAAACATTAAGACATTACCATATCCTGGATTCCCAACGGATATGCAGCCACAGATGGCGGTAACACTTGCATTATCCAATGGAACAAGTGTGATTTCAGAGAGTATTTTTGAAAATCGTTTTCGCTATGTGGATGAACTGACAAAGATGGGAGCAACCATTCAGGTCGATGGAAGAACTGCGATCATCAGCGGAGTTGAGGGATTTACAGGAGCTGATGTACACGCCCCAGACTTAAGAGCTGGAGCAGCCCTTGTCATTGCAGGATTATCTGCAAAAGGATTTACAACCGTCAGCGATATTGGATATATTTATCGTGGATACGAACAGTTTGAACAGAAGCTTAAACAATTGGGTGGAGAGATTCAGCTGGTTAACAATGAAAAAGAAGTTGCAAAGTTTAAGTTAAAGATAGGATAA
- a CDS encoding shikimate kinase has translation MAEKNNNYILIGMPGSGKSTIGVLLAKALGYDFVDTDLVIQQKGGGLLKEIIARIGNDGFKQLEEDVNASIDVNKSVIAPGGSAVYSDKAMRHFKEIGTIIYLKLDYQTVKRRLGNLKARGVVLEKGQTLRDLYNERIPYYEKYADITVKLDKLSIGNSLEKVLENL, from the coding sequence ATGGCAGAAAAAAATAATAACTACATATTGATCGGGATGCCAGGTTCTGGAAAGAGTACGATCGGAGTACTTCTTGCCAAAGCCTTGGGTTATGATTTTGTGGACACAGATCTTGTGATTCAGCAAAAAGGAGGTGGTTTGCTAAAAGAGATCATCGCAAGAATCGGGAATGACGGATTCAAACAATTGGAAGAAGACGTCAATGCTTCGATCGATGTAAATAAATCCGTGATCGCACCTGGAGGAAGTGCTGTTTACAGTGATAAAGCAATGAGACATTTTAAAGAAATCGGGACTATAATTTATTTAAAACTAGATTACCAGACAGTAAAACGCCGCCTTGGGAACCTCAAAGCAAGGGGGGTAGTACTAGAAAAAGGTCAGACATTACGTGACCTGTATAATGAAAGAATTCCATATTATGAAAAATACGCAGATATCACAGTAAAACTGGATAAATTATCCATCGGGAACTCCTTAGAAAAAGTGTTGGAAAACCTCTAA
- a CDS encoding flavin reductase family protein gives MAKTSWKPGNMIYPLPAVMVTCRDKGQDNIITIAWTGTICTNPPMTYISVRPERHSYEMIKNSGEFVINLTTKQLTRATDFCGVRSGRDVDKFKEARLTKEEAQVVDAPIIAESPVNIECKVEKIVPLGSHHMFMAKVVNIMVDDDYMEDNGRFALEKTNPLIYSHGGYYETGKKLGTFGYSVRKKKKRKKPNGRKK, from the coding sequence ATGGCAAAAACTTCATGGAAACCTGGAAATATGATCTATCCTTTGCCAGCAGTTATGGTGACTTGCAGAGATAAAGGTCAGGATAACATCATTACGATCGCATGGACAGGGACGATCTGTACGAATCCGCCAATGACGTACATTTCTGTCCGCCCAGAGAGACATTCTTATGAAATGATCAAGAATAGTGGAGAATTTGTGATCAACCTGACAACAAAACAGTTAACAAGAGCAACGGATTTCTGCGGAGTACGTTCAGGAAGAGATGTTGATAAATTCAAAGAAGCAAGATTGACAAAAGAAGAAGCACAGGTTGTGGATGCACCGATCATCGCAGAAAGTCCGGTAAATATCGAATGTAAAGTAGAGAAGATCGTACCACTTGGCTCACATCATATGTTTATGGCGAAAGTTGTCAATATTATGGTGGATGATGATTATATGGAAGACAACGGACGCTTTGCACTGGAAAAAACGAATCCGTTGATCTATTCACATGGCGGATATTATGAAACAGGAAAGAAATTAGGAACCTTTGGCTACTCAGTAAGAAAGAAAAAGAAAAGGAAGAAACCAAATGGCAGAAAAAAATAA
- a CDS encoding HIT family protein, giving the protein MKKEDCIFCKIAGGEIPSNTIYENSEFKVIMDIAPASKGHVLIIPKEHFKDIYEIDAITAGKLFQLATVVARALKEVLHCDGLNVLQNNGLIAGQTVYHFHMHLIPRYEGDDVTIGWKEHSTEDIDMEQLRQDIKKAL; this is encoded by the coding sequence ATGAAGAAAGAAGATTGTATTTTTTGTAAGATCGCAGGTGGAGAGATTCCATCAAACACAATTTATGAAAACTCTGAGTTTAAAGTGATCATGGATATTGCACCAGCATCCAAAGGGCATGTACTGATCATTCCGAAAGAACATTTTAAAGATATCTATGAGATTGATGCGATCACAGCAGGAAAATTATTCCAGTTAGCAACAGTTGTTGCGAGAGCATTAAAAGAAGTGCTTCACTGTGATGGATTAAATGTTTTACAGAACAACGGACTGATCGCAGGTCAGACAGTATATCATTTCCATATGCATTTGATCCCAAGATATGAAGGGGATGACGTGACGATCGGATGGAAAGAACATTCCACAGAAGATATCGATATGGAACAATTAAGACAGGATATTAAAAAGGCACTCTAG
- the recR gene encoding recombination mediator RecR has protein sequence MDYYSNQITQLIEELGKLPGIGPKSAGRLAFHIINMPQDQVQKLSDTIISAKTNVHYCKECCTLTDNEICPICASDKRDHSTIMVVENTRDLMAYEKTGKYEGVYHVLHGAISPMLGIGPDDIRLKELMARLQGDVKELIIATNSSLEGETTAMYISKLVKPTGIKVSKIASGVPVGGDLEYIDEVTLLRALEGRTEI, from the coding sequence ATGGATTATTACAGTAATCAGATCACACAGTTGATCGAAGAACTTGGGAAACTCCCCGGAATTGGACCTAAATCCGCAGGAAGACTGGCATTTCACATTATCAATATGCCACAGGATCAGGTGCAGAAATTGTCAGATACGATCATTTCCGCAAAGACTAATGTACATTATTGCAAAGAATGTTGTACACTGACAGACAATGAGATCTGTCCGATCTGTGCGAGTGACAAACGTGATCACAGCACGATCATGGTCGTTGAGAACACGAGGGACTTAATGGCGTATGAGAAGACAGGAAAATACGAAGGTGTCTATCATGTTTTACATGGAGCAATTTCTCCGATGCTTGGAATTGGTCCAGATGATATTCGTCTGAAAGAGCTGATGGCGAGACTGCAGGGAGATGTCAAAGAATTGATCATAGCAACAAACTCCAGTCTGGAAGGTGAGACAACAGCGATGTATATCAGCAAACTTGTCAAACCAACAGGCATCAAAGTCAGTAAGATCGCAAGCGGAGTTCCGGTTGGAGGAGATCTGGAATATATAGATGAAGTAACGTTACTTCGGGCATTAGAAGGACGTACCGAAATATAA
- a CDS encoding YbaB/EbfC family nucleoid-associated protein, whose protein sequence is MAKRSGGFPGMGGNMNQLMKQAQKMQKQMEETTKALEESTYEATAGGGVVKVVVSGKKEVVSVHLEEEVVDPDDVEMLEDLIVAATNEALRKMEEDSQEKMGKVTGGLGGMGGGFPF, encoded by the coding sequence ATGGCAAAAAGAAGTGGTGGATTTCCAGGTATGGGTGGAAATATGAATCAGCTGATGAAACAGGCACAGAAGATGCAGAAACAGATGGAGGAAACAACAAAAGCGTTAGAAGAATCCACATATGAAGCAACAGCAGGCGGTGGAGTCGTAAAAGTTGTTGTATCTGGTAAAAAAGAAGTAGTTTCTGTACATTTAGAAGAAGAAGTTGTAGATCCAGATGACGTTGAAATGTTAGAAGATCTGATCGTAGCTGCTACAAATGAAGCACTTCGTAAGATGGAAGAAGATTCTCAGGAGAAGATGGGAAAAGTCACTGGTGGATTAGGAGGAATGGGTGGAGGATTCCCATTCTAG
- the dnaX gene encoding DNA polymerase III subunit gamma/tau, with protein MSYMALYRKFRPTRFSEVKGQDHIVKTLENQMRTGRIGHAYLFCGTRGTGKTTVAKILAKAVNCEHPVDGEPCGECEVCKAIAEGSSMNVIEIDAASNNGVDNIREIKEQVQYSPATGKYKVYIIDEVHMLSIGAFNALLKTLEEPPEYVIFILATTEVHKIPITILSRCQRYDFHRITAATIKKQLSDLMEQEHVDTEDKALEYVARMADGSMRDALSLLDQCIAFYLGEKLTYDNVLEVLGTVDIQVYSDLLDMILSQDINGVMDLLEDVARQGREWSQFITDFLWYLRNLLLVGQGNAAEEALEVSTDQLKLLQEKAQQVEENTLIRYIRILSELLERIRYATSKRVLVEVEMMKMCRPQMEADTNSLADRVRQLEQQLEQLLQSGIPVQQAAQAGQNQIALQQEVKSEQDPVEQLNEKFPPAKVEELIELVNHWRDVKRNLSPQMKYCLQRATLSVNEEGTALRVLFPKEMNVESGYFLEEPERIEQLKQELSRQSGRDVELEVSVMNTDNDDSDMINLDCIHMDVKIED; from the coding sequence ATGTCTTACATGGCTTTATATAGAAAGTTCCGGCCAACACGTTTCAGTGAAGTAAAAGGTCAGGATCATATTGTGAAGACGCTTGAGAATCAGATGAGGACTGGGCGGATTGGTCATGCATATCTGTTTTGTGGGACAAGAGGTACTGGTAAGACAACAGTAGCCAAGATCCTTGCGAAAGCAGTAAACTGCGAACATCCAGTCGATGGGGAACCATGTGGAGAATGTGAAGTTTGCAAAGCAATCGCAGAAGGAAGTTCCATGAATGTGATCGAGATCGATGCAGCATCCAATAATGGTGTTGATAATATCCGAGAGATCAAGGAACAGGTACAGTATTCACCTGCAACAGGAAAGTACAAAGTTTATATCATCGACGAGGTGCATATGTTGTCTATAGGTGCTTTTAATGCATTGTTAAAGACACTGGAAGAGCCGCCAGAATATGTTATATTTATTCTTGCGACAACAGAAGTTCACAAGATACCGATCACGATCTTATCCAGATGTCAGAGATATGATTTTCATCGTATCACGGCAGCAACGATCAAGAAGCAGCTATCAGATCTGATGGAACAAGAACATGTTGATACAGAAGATAAGGCGTTGGAATATGTGGCACGAATGGCAGACGGTTCCATGCGTGATGCGTTGAGTTTGCTGGATCAGTGTATTGCATTTTATCTCGGTGAGAAATTAACATATGATAATGTTCTGGAGGTGCTGGGAACTGTTGATATTCAAGTGTACAGTGATCTGTTGGATATGATTCTTTCGCAGGATATCAATGGCGTGATGGATCTTCTGGAAGATGTGGCGAGACAGGGAAGAGAATGGTCACAATTTATTACAGATTTCCTATGGTATTTAAGGAATCTGCTCTTAGTTGGTCAAGGAAATGCTGCAGAGGAGGCATTGGAAGTATCAACAGATCAGTTGAAATTGCTGCAGGAGAAAGCACAGCAGGTGGAAGAAAACACACTGATCCGTTACATCAGAATCTTATCCGAATTGTTAGAGCGTATACGTTATGCGACATCCAAGAGAGTCCTTGTGGAAGTTGAGATGATGAAGATGTGCAGGCCACAGATGGAAGCAGACACAAACAGTCTGGCCGACAGGGTGAGACAGTTAGAACAGCAGTTAGAACAGTTGCTACAGTCAGGAATCCCAGTACAGCAGGCGGCACAAGCAGGACAAAATCAAATAGCACTGCAACAGGAAGTAAAATCAGAACAAGATCCTGTCGAACAGTTAAATGAGAAGTTTCCACCAGCAAAAGTTGAGGAACTTATAGAACTTGTGAATCACTGGAGAGATGTCAAACGCAATCTGTCACCACAGATGAAGTATTGTTTACAGAGAGCAACACTTTCGGTCAACGAAGAAGGAACTGCGTTAAGAGTACTGTTCCCAAAAGAAATGAACGTGGAAAGTGGATATTTCTTAGAGGAACCAGAGCGTATTGAACAGCTTAAGCAGGAATTATCAAGACAGTCTGGCAGAGATGTCGAACTGGAAGTTAGTGTGATGAATACAGATAATGATGACAGTGATATGATCAATTTAGACTGCATTCATATGGATGTAAAAATAGAAGATTAA
- a CDS encoding sensor histidine kinase — MNDLQELSTFSHEINNSLTLIYGQIQCIEKTYDTLTRNDHWNRMKDDFSSLFDFIHQFLAPAEESSAAMEPLDLISVISEIRSSWSYYLHKEQIRFFIQADPGTAFYVYGARSKLFQLFHNLISNAVKAIQQKKETCRSPYITHITVHLSKEQGHIVLNLSDTGIGMTTEQQSRAFYRGVSFHPGGNGIGLSVVQNIARDLHIKIHIDSAPNQGTTFTLIFPAYEQQLNCPTRTEALTK; from the coding sequence ATGAACGATTTACAAGAACTTTCTACGTTTTCACATGAGATAAACAATTCTCTGACTCTCATCTACGGACAGATTCAGTGCATTGAAAAAACATATGATACACTTACCAGAAATGACCATTGGAACCGTATGAAAGATGATTTTTCTTCTTTATTTGATTTCATTCATCAGTTTCTGGCACCAGCAGAAGAATCTTCTGCCGCCATGGAACCACTCGACCTGATCAGCGTGATCAGTGAAATCCGTTCTTCCTGGTCTTATTATCTCCATAAAGAACAGATTCGCTTCTTTATTCAGGCAGACCCCGGAACCGCTTTTTACGTTTACGGTGCAAGATCAAAACTTTTTCAGTTATTTCATAATCTGATCTCCAATGCCGTCAAAGCGATCCAACAAAAAAAGGAGACCTGCCGATCTCCTTATATTACACATATTACAGTCCACTTAAGCAAAGAACAGGGACATATTGTATTAAATTTATCCGATACTGGAATCGGAATGACCACAGAACAGCAATCGAGAGCTTTCTACCGTGGTGTATCCTTCCATCCCGGCGGAAACGGAATTGGATTATCCGTTGTACAAAATATTGCTCGCGATCTTCATATTAAGATCCATATTGATTCTGCACCGAATCAGGGAACAACTTTCACACTGATCTTCCCTGCTTATGAGCAGCAATTAAACTGCCCAACACGTACAGAAGCATTGACAAAATAA